Proteins encoded together in one Bacteroidales bacterium window:
- a CDS encoding T9SS type A sorting domain-containing protein has translation MKKITFLTVLIILMAVFTAKSQTATAPAIGDGTSGNPYQIVTLDNLYWISQNTAEWSKYYVQTANINAGETSTWDAGSGFTPIGNSTTKFTGEYNGTGHTIDSLIINRSSTNAIGLFGYTYGANIDSLGLTNIDISGHENVGAIVGCNDSSSVKNSYSTGNISGSSSYSHTGGLVGANSSSIISNSYSTANVSGSSRVGGLVGRNSSSTVSNSYSTGSVIGTGGLIGLDISSTVSNSFWDIQTSGQTTSAGGTGKTTAEMKDYNTFTDVSTEGLDSAWDFVGNFNNDTGTNDYWCIGGNNGYFAFTWQDSLYSITSSDSITNITSTTVTGNGNILYLGSSNPTAHGFCWNTTGNPDINDNNTDEGLASNTGTFSTSITGLTNGETYYSRAYTTNEYGTFYGNVLEFIAGGAFVITDSVSNIINNSATGYGNITAIGASNPTAYGFCWNTTGNPDINDSISNEGETSNTGTFFTNITGLKLDTTYYAKAYVTNASGTSYGVEINFIATPFLYGSGTEINPYQIATLEDLRCIMNNPSLWDKYYIQTTDINASTTISWDYGNGFSPIGNSTTNFTGEYNGAGHTIDSLFIERSETDYIGLFGYTYGANIDSLGLTNLNITGKDNACGLVGYNYYSTVSNSYITGSISGTNYVGGLIGQNVSSTVSNTYSTGSVTGSNYVGALVGYNYYSTISNSYSTGSVSGTDYVGGFIGYNYYSSTVSNSYSTGSVTGSDEVGGLVGRNYSSSTVSNSYSTGNVTGSTNVGGLVGSNNSPVSNSFWDIETSGQSTSSGGTGKTSAEMKNIVTYTDTANTSGLDSAWDFVGNIYNDTATNNYWGLGTGNNGYPVLIWQSAADSLFSIASSDSITNITTTTVTGKGDIYHLGSSNPTAHGFCWNTTGNPDISDSNTDEGPTSSTGTFITNITGLTTNTNYYARAYVTNEFGTSYGKVLMFIAGVPLVTTDSIINIIDSSAIGYGNITVLSASHPTAYGFCWNTTGNPNILDSISDEGATNNTGMFSTNITGLLSGTIHYAKAYVTNINGTYYGDEISFLVAPMPSGSGTELEPYQIVSLGNLRWLMQNSAEWDKYYIQTADINASATNIWDDSSGFTPIGNNTTKFTGEYNGADHIIDSLYINRPETDIIGLFGRMDGANIDSLGLTNINITGKDNVGGLIGHNYNSSTVSNCYSTGSVTGSQGVGGLIGRNYTSSTINNCYSTVNVNGSDRVGGLVGDNTTSTVNNSYSSGTISGTSSVGGLLGYNATSTVSNSYSSGSIDGTDNVGGLIGYNHNSSIVSNSYSTGNVNGTGNYAGGLVGFNVSSTVSNSYSTGNVTGSTNVGGLVGYNNSTVSNSFWDIETSGQSTSSGGTGKTSAEMKNVLTFTDTTYNTELDSAWDFVGNMCDDTGTNDYWGLGAGNNEYPVLIWQFAADSLFSIASSDSITNINTTTATGNGNILYLGSSNPTAYGFCWNTTGNPDTSDSKTDEGVASSTGTFTTNITGLIIGEKYYSRAYTINEYGTYYGNVLEFGAGGVGLITTDTIYSITDSTAIGYGNITDLGTSNPTAYGFCWNTTGNPDISDNKSDEGAIDTTGAFSTNITGLSSNTTYYAKTYVTNVNGTYYGNEIEFVVIFPSGSGTETDPYQIVSLGNLKWLMENSAEWDKYYIQTADINASATIVWDDSSGFTPIGNNTINFTGHYNGKGHTIDSLYIERPETNHIGLFGYIYYGANIDSLGLTNVNITGSSSVGGLVGCTYYHSTVSNSYSTGSISGTVCVGSLIGYNYNSTVSNSYSTGSVTGTDYVGGLVGYNHHNSTVSDSYSTGSVTGTDYVGGLVGYNHHNSTVSDSYSTGSVTGTDYVGGLIGHNYNSSTVSNSFWDTETSGIDSSAGGTGKTTAEMKDYNTFTNVSTAGLDNAWDFVGNFNNDTETNDYWYIGSGNNGYLSFSWQDSLYSIVSSDSIKNITSTTATGNGNILFLGSSNPTAYGFCWNKTGNPDTSDSKTDEGTASSTGTFSTSITGLTEGEAYYVRAYVTNEYGIFYGNDINFVVALVPYGSGTETDPYQISNLNNLYWLMQNSAKWDKYYIQTDDINASVTIAFDNSSGFTPIGNNSIKFTGNYKGVGHTIDSLYIERPETDCIGLFGYTSGAKIDSLGLTNLNITGKDNVGGLVGINYCSTVSNSYSTGSISGDHSVGGLVGFNNYFSTVNNSYSTGSVNGSSYVGGLVGYNYLSIVSNSYSTGSVIGSDFVGGLVGINDNNSTIRNSYSPAIVTGVNNVGGLVGDNVSFSTVNNSYSNGNVSGLSYVGGLVGVNEYSSTVNNSFWDIETSGIDTSAGGIGKTTAEMKTFYNYVDGTEASWDFMGETINGTNDFWGINPNENNGYPFLAWQGFRNTECYGILTSSTNETACFSYTVPSGDETYILSGVYMDTIPSINGCDSVITINLTIYTVDTSVTQTGTTLTANAGSGATYQWLNCNNLYAIIDGETNQSFTPIVNGNYAVEITEHGCTDTSSCYNVIVGITERISNSFINIYPNPTNNFIVIESEEINIKSIEIINITGKVVKQIIIDGNKTTIDLSDKTKGLYMIRLITNKGIIIKKVMLE, from the coding sequence ATGAAAAAAATAACTTTTCTAACAGTATTGATAATACTAATGGCTGTATTCACAGCAAAATCGCAAACAGCTACAGCTCCTGCAATAGGAGACGGAACAAGTGGCAACCCGTATCAAATAGTTACACTCGACAATTTGTATTGGATAAGTCAAAACACTGCTGAATGGAGCAAATACTATGTCCAAACGGCAAATATAAATGCAGGAGAAACATCAACTTGGGATGCCGGTAGTGGCTTTACACCTATAGGAAATAGTACAACAAAATTTACAGGCGAATATAATGGTACAGGTCATACAATCGATTCATTAATTATTAATCGTTCTTCAACTAATGCTATTGGTTTATTTGGTTATACGTATGGAGCTAATATAGATAGTTTGGGATTAACTAATATTGATATAAGCGGTCATGAAAATGTCGGAGCTATTGTTGGATGTAACGATAGTTCTTCAGTAAAAAATAGTTACAGTACTGGTAATATAAGTGGAAGTTCTTCGTATTCTCATACTGGCGGTCTTGTTGGAGCTAATAGTTCATCAATAATAAGCAATAGTTATAGTACAGCAAACGTAAGCGGCTCATCGCGTGTTGGTGGTCTTGTTGGACGTAATAGTTCATCAACCGTAAGCAATAGTTACAGTACGGGCAGTGTAATCGGTACTGGTGGTCTAATTGGACTTGATATTTCATCAACCGTAAGCAATTCATTCTGGGATATACAAACATCAGGGCAAACAACAAGTGCTGGTGGCACAGGCAAAACTACAGCAGAGATGAAAGATTATAACACTTTTACAGATGTTTCAACTGAAGGATTAGACAGTGCATGGGATTTTGTGGGAAATTTCAATAATGATACAGGAACAAATGATTATTGGTGTATCGGTGGCAATAATGGATATTTCGCTTTTACCTGGCAAGATAGTTTGTATTCAATTACTTCATCTGATAGTATAACAAATATAACTTCAACTACTGTTACAGGAAATGGTAATATATTATATCTCGGCTCATCAAATCCAACGGCACATGGCTTTTGCTGGAATACTACAGGAAATCCTGATATAAATGATAATAATACAGACGAAGGATTGGCAAGTAATACAGGAACATTTTCAACAAGTATTACAGGTTTGACTAATGGCGAAACATATTATTCAAGAGCTTATACTACTAATGAATATGGAACTTTTTATGGAAATGTATTGGAATTTATTGCAGGCGGAGCATTTGTTATTACAGATAGCGTATCAAATATAATAAATAATAGTGCAACCGGATATGGAAATATAACAGCTATAGGAGCATCAAACCCAACGGCTTATGGCTTTTGCTGGAACACAACAGGTAATCCTGATATAAATGACAGTATATCAAATGAAGGTGAAACAAGTAATACAGGAACATTTTTTACAAATATTACAGGATTAAAATTAGATACAACATATTATGCAAAAGCGTATGTTACTAATGCATCCGGCACTTCTTATGGTGTTGAAATAAACTTTATTGCTACACCTTTTTTATACGGTTCGGGAACAGAGATAAATCCATATCAAATTGCAACATTGGAAGATTTGCGATGTATAATGAATAATCCATCTTTGTGGGATAAATATTACATACAAACAACGGATATAAACGCATCAACAACAATTTCGTGGGATTATGGCAATGGTTTTTCTCCCATCGGTAATAGTACAACAAATTTTACAGGTGAATATAATGGTGCGGGACATACAATTGATTCATTATTTATTGAACGTTCCGAAACTGATTATATTGGTTTGTTTGGTTATACCTATGGGGCTAATATAGATAGTTTGGGATTAACTAATTTAAATATTACCGGTAAAGATAATGCTTGTGGTCTTGTTGGATATAATTATTATTCAACCGTAAGCAATAGCTACATCACAGGAAGTATAAGTGGTACTAATTATGTGGGTGGTCTCATAGGACAAAATGTTTCATCAACCGTAAGCAACACTTATAGTACAGGTAGTGTAACCGGTTCAAATTATGTTGGTGCCCTTGTTGGATATAATTATTATTCAACAATAAGCAATAGTTACAGCACAGGAAGTGTAAGTGGTACTGATTATGTAGGTGGTTTCATTGGATATAATTATTATTCATCAACTGTAAGCAATAGTTACAGCACAGGTAGTGTAACTGGTTCTGATGAAGTTGGCGGTCTTGTTGGACGTAATTATAGTTCATCAACTGTAAGCAATAGTTACAGCACAGGAAATGTAACCGGTTCAACTAATGTTGGTGGTCTCGTTGGCTCAAATAATTCACCCGTAAGCAATTCATTTTGGGATATAGAAACATCAGGACAATCAACAAGTTCAGGTGGCACAGGCAAAACTTCTGCTGAGATGAAGAATATTGTTACTTATACTGATACTGCAAATACTTCGGGATTAGACAGTGCATGGGACTTTGTAGGTAATATTTATAATGATACCGCAACAAATAATTACTGGGGTTTAGGTACAGGGAATAACGGATATCCTGTTTTAATATGGCAATCTGCCGCAGATAGCTTATTTTCAATTGCTTCATCTGATAGTATAACAAATATTACAACAACTACTGTAACAGGGAAAGGGGATATTTATCATCTCGGCTCATCAAATCCAACGGCACATGGCTTTTGCTGGAATACTACAGGTAATCCTGATATATCAGACAGTAACACAGACGAAGGACCAACAAGTAGCACAGGAACTTTCATAACAAATATTACAGGTTTGACTACAAATACAAACTATTATGCAAGGGCTTATGTTACAAATGAATTTGGAACTTCTTATGGAAAAGTGCTGATGTTTATTGCAGGTGTGCCATTAGTTACTACAGACAGTATAATTAATATTATAGATAGTTCTGCAATTGGATATGGAAATATAACTGTTCTTTCAGCATCACATCCAACGGCTTATGGTTTTTGCTGGAACACAACAGGTAATCCTAATATATTAGATAGTATATCAGATGAAGGTGCCACAAATAATACCGGAATGTTTTCAACAAATATTACAGGATTATTATCAGGCACAATACATTATGCAAAAGCTTATGTTACTAATATTAATGGTACTTATTATGGTGATGAGATTAGTTTTCTTGTTGCACCTATGCCTTCAGGTTCAGGAACAGAATTAGAACCATATCAAATTGTTTCACTTGGCAATCTGCGATGGTTAATGCAAAATTCTGCCGAATGGGACAAATACTATATACAAACAGCAGATATAAATGCTTCGGCAACAAATATTTGGGATGATAGTAGTGGATTTACTCCTATTGGGAATAATACAACAAAATTTACAGGCGAATATAATGGTGCCGATCATATAATTGATTCATTATATATTAATCGTCCTGAAACTGATATAATCGGTTTATTTGGTCGTATGGATGGAGCTAACATAGATAGTTTGGGATTAACTAATATAAATATTACTGGTAAAGATAATGTTGGTGGTCTCATAGGACATAATTATAATTCATCAACCGTAAGCAATTGTTACAGTACAGGAAGTGTAACAGGTTCGCAAGGTGTTGGAGGGCTTATTGGAAGGAACTATACTTCATCAACAATAAACAATTGTTATAGCACAGTAAATGTAAATGGTTCAGATCGTGTTGGTGGTCTTGTTGGAGATAATACTACATCAACAGTAAATAATAGTTACAGTTCAGGAACTATAAGTGGTACAAGTAGTGTTGGTGGTCTCTTGGGATATAATGCAACGTCAACAGTAAGTAATAGTTACAGCAGTGGAAGTATAGATGGAACAGATAATGTTGGTGGTCTCATAGGATATAATCACAATTCATCAATCGTAAGCAATAGTTATAGTACAGGAAATGTAAATGGTACTGGTAATTATGCCGGTGGTCTTGTTGGATTTAATGTTTCATCAACCGTAAGCAATAGTTACAGCACAGGAAATGTAACCGGTTCAACTAATGTTGGTGGTCTCGTTGGATATAATAATTCAACCGTAAGCAATTCATTTTGGGATATAGAAACATCAGGACAATCAACAAGTTCAGGTGGTACAGGCAAAACTTCTGCTGAGATGAAGAATGTGCTTACATTTACAGATACAACATATAATACAGAGTTAGACAGTGCATGGGACTTTGTAGGGAATATGTGTGATGATACCGGAACAAATGATTATTGGGGTTTAGGTGCAGGGAATAACGAATATCCTGTTTTAATATGGCAATTTGCCGCAGATAGCTTATTTTCAATTGCTTCATCTGATAGTATAACAAATATAAACACAACTACTGCAACCGGAAACGGAAATATATTATATCTCGGCTCATCAAATCCAACAGCTTATGGCTTTTGCTGGAACACAACCGGTAATCCTGACACATCAGATAGTAAGACAGATGAAGGAGTTGCAAGTAGTACAGGAACATTCACAACAAATATTACAGGTTTGATTATAGGCGAAAAATATTATTCAAGAGCTTATACTATTAATGAATATGGAACTTATTATGGAAACGTATTAGAATTTGGTGCAGGTGGAGTAGGATTGATTACTACAGATACTATATACAGTATAACAGACAGTACTGCAATTGGATATGGAAATATAACTGATCTTGGCACATCAAATCCAACAGCTTATGGTTTTTGCTGGAACACAACCGGCAATCCTGATATATCAGACAATAAATCAGATGAAGGAGCCATAGACACAACAGGAGCCTTTTCAACAAATATTACAGGATTATCATCAAATACTACATATTATGCGAAAACTTATGTTACTAATGTTAATGGTACTTATTATGGCAATGAAATAGAATTTGTTGTTATTTTCCCATCCGGCTCAGGAACAGAAACAGACCCATATCAAATTGTTTCACTCGGTAATCTGAAATGGTTGATGGAAAATTCTGCCGAATGGGACAAATACTATATACAAACAGCAGATATAAATGCATCGGCTACAATTGTTTGGGATGATAGCAGTGGATTTACTCCTATTGGAAATAATACAATAAATTTCACAGGACACTATAATGGAAAAGGTCATACAATTGATTCATTATATATTGAACGTCCCGAAACTAATCATATTGGTCTTTTTGGTTATATCTATTATGGAGCCAATATAGATAGTTTGGGCTTAACTAATGTAAATATTACCGGTTCAAGTTCTGTTGGTGGTCTTGTTGGATGTACTTATTATCATTCAACCGTAAGCAATAGTTACAGCACAGGAAGTATAAGTGGTACAGTTTGTGTAGGTAGTCTCATTGGATATAATTATAATTCAACCGTAAGCAATAGTTACAGCACAGGAAGTGTAACCGGTACTGATTATGTAGGTGGTCTCGTTGGATATAATCATCATAATTCAACTGTAAGCGATAGTTACAGCACAGGAAGTGTAACCGGTACTGATTATGTAGGTGGTCTCGTTGGATATAATCATCATAATTCAACTGTAAGCGATAGTTACAGTACAGGAAGTGTAACCGGTACTGATTATGTAGGTGGTCTCATAGGACATAATTATAATTCATCAACAGTAAGCAATTCATTCTGGGACACAGAAACATCAGGTATAGATTCAAGTGCAGGTGGAACAGGAAAAACAACTGCCGAAATGAAAGATTATAACACTTTTACAAATGTTTCAACTGCAGGATTAGATAACGCATGGGATTTTGTGGGAAATTTCAATAATGATACAGAAACAAATGATTATTGGTATATAGGTTCAGGTAATAACGGATATCTTTCTTTTTCCTGGCAAGATAGTTTGTATTCAATTGTTTCATCTGATAGTATAAAAAATATAACATCAACTACAGCAACCGGAAACGGAAATATATTGTTTCTCGGCTCATCAAACCCGACAGCTTATGGTTTTTGCTGGAATAAAACCGGTAATCCTGATACATCAGATAGTAAAACAGATGAAGGAACTGCAAGTAGTACGGGAACATTTTCAACAAGTATTACAGGTTTAACAGAAGGCGAAGCATATTATGTAAGAGCTTATGTTACTAATGAATATGGAATTTTTTATGGTAATGATATTAATTTTGTTGTTGCACTTGTTCCGTACGGCTCAGGAACAGAAACAGATCCATACCAAATATCAAATTTGAATAATTTATATTGGCTAATGCAAAATTCTGCCAAATGGGACAAATATTACATACAAACAGACGATATAAATGCTTCTGTAACAATTGCTTTTGATAACAGTAGTGGCTTTACACCTATTGGGAATAATTCTATAAAATTTACAGGCAATTATAAAGGTGTGGGGCATACAATTGATTCATTATATATTGAACGTCCTGAAACTGATTGTATTGGATTATTTGGTTATACAAGCGGAGCTAAAATAGATAGTTTGGGATTAACTAATTTAAATATTACCGGTAAAGATAATGTTGGTGGTCTCGTTGGAATTAATTATTGTTCAACCGTAAGCAATAGTTACAGCACAGGAAGTATAAGTGGTGACCATTCTGTAGGTGGTCTCGTTGGATTTAATAATTATTTTTCAACAGTAAACAATAGTTATAGTACAGGAAGTGTTAATGGTTCAAGTTATGTAGGTGGTCTTGTTGGATATAATTATTTGTCAATCGTAAGCAATAGTTACAGCACAGGAAGTGTAATCGGCTCAGATTTTGTTGGTGGTCTTGTTGGAATTAATGATAATAATTCAACAATAAGGAATAGTTACAGTCCAGCAATTGTAACTGGGGTAAATAATGTTGGTGGTCTCGTTGGAGATAATGTTAGTTTTTCAACAGTAAATAATAGTTATAGCAATGGCAATGTATCCGGTTTAAGTTATGTAGGTGGTCTCGTTGGTGTTAATGAATATTCATCAACAGTAAACAATTCATTCTGGGACATCGAAACATCAGGGATAGATACAAGTGCTGGCGGTATTGGCAAAACAACTGCAGAAATGAAAACCTTTTATAATTATGTAGATGGTACAGAAGCATCATGGGATTTTATGGGTGAAACTATAAACGGAACAAATGATTTCTGGGGAATAAACCCAAACGAAAATAATGGTTATCCGTTTCTTGCCTGGCAAGGTTTTAGAAATACAGAATGTTATGGAATTTTAACATCAAGTACAAATGAAACAGCTTGTTTTAGTTATACTGTGCCAAGTGGTGATGAAACTTATATATTATCCGGTGTTTATATGGACACTATACCAAGCATAAATGGGTGCGATAGTGTAATTACTATAAATCTTACAATATATACAGTTGATACATCTGTTACTCAAACAGGTACCACTTTAACAGCAAATGCAGGAAGCGGAGCTACATATCAATGGTTAAATTGCAACAATTTATACGCCATTATAGACGGCGAAACAAACCAAAGTTTTACCCCGATAGTAAATGGAAATTATGCCGTTG
- a CDS encoding S9 family peptidase, translating to MKRILLILILTFPIIIKGQSLDYPVTDKQHIIDTFYNVAIYDEYRWLENINDEKTKEWIEQQNSLTKKTLRKTAMKCNSYVAIDRYSYVKYDNPIKQGDYYFTYAYYNNVGVPALFYQNSIRDNPSILVDPNFISSKDNIMLKGYSVSIDSKLLAYQFSRNGSDWGEIKLINIKTGIHKKDHLKNIKFSNIAWKNDGFYYSKFPEQGINKTVGQEIYFHKIGTAQNQDQLIFKRTNNPEAFFSAFTTSDERFLILKETDENKGIINIFYIDFNAQLPALRPLLTRLSNDENLNIIDNIGDELIASSIKGNNNGMIVKINPSNPREWKIIIPEYKSALLLEVKLLENKIIAIYQANRKQQILFFDYQGNVLHAIQLPFGFSVKGFNGEKTDKKLLFSYSGYTQPKIVYILDTETFEMKPLRATVVNYDYTQFETKELEYESFDGTKIPLFMIYQKGLNLTNQNPTLLKAYGGFGSIVTPNFNPGIVHFLKEGGIFVFANIRGGGDNGKEWALQGRGENKQNSFDDFIAAAEFLINNNYSSPDKLAITGASNGGLVVGVAMTQRPELFKVAVPVVAPFDMIRFENFTIGHYHTDEYGSIKDSTGFNNLFSYSPLQNIKNNIDYPATMIMTSENDDRVPPLHSYKFAAKLQNRAVQKNPILLRVEKGAGHYGATSSFKKHLKEEADMYDFILYNLMKN from the coding sequence ATGAAACGAATACTATTAATTCTTATTTTAACTTTTCCAATCATAATCAAAGGACAATCTCTTGATTATCCTGTTACTGATAAACAACATATTATTGATACTTTTTATAATGTGGCAATTTATGATGAGTATAGATGGCTAGAAAATATTAATGATGAGAAAACCAAAGAATGGATTGAGCAACAAAACTCTTTGACAAAAAAGACATTAAGAAAAACAGCTATGAAATGTAATTCATATGTTGCAATAGACAGGTATTCATATGTAAAATATGATAATCCAATTAAACAAGGTGATTATTATTTTACCTATGCTTATTATAATAATGTTGGTGTTCCTGCTCTCTTTTATCAAAACTCCATAAGGGATAATCCTTCGATTCTTGTTGACCCAAATTTTATTTCTTCTAAAGATAATATTATGCTTAAAGGATACTCTGTTTCAATAGATTCTAAACTCTTAGCTTATCAGTTCAGCAGAAACGGTAGCGATTGGGGAGAAATAAAACTTATTAATATAAAAACAGGAATACATAAAAAAGATCATTTGAAAAACATTAAATTTTCAAATATTGCATGGAAAAATGATGGTTTCTACTATTCAAAGTTTCCTGAACAGGGAATAAACAAAACAGTAGGTCAAGAAATATATTTTCATAAAATTGGTACCGCTCAAAATCAAGACCAACTTATATTCAAACGAACAAATAATCCCGAAGCTTTCTTTTCTGCCTTTACAACATCAGATGAAAGATTTTTAATTTTAAAAGAAACAGATGAAAATAAAGGAATAATAAATATATTTTATATTGACTTTAATGCTCAATTACCTGCATTAAGGCCATTATTAACAAGATTAAGTAATGATGAAAACCTGAATATTATTGATAACATAGGCGATGAGTTAATTGCATCTTCTATAAAAGGAAATAATAACGGGATGATTGTTAAAATAAATCCTTCAAATCCAAGAGAGTGGAAAATTATTATCCCAGAATATAAATCTGCATTATTATTAGAAGTTAAATTATTAGAGAACAAAATAATTGCCATTTACCAAGCTAATAGAAAACAACAAATTCTTTTTTTTGATTATCAAGGTAATGTGCTTCATGCCATTCAATTACCTTTTGGTTTTTCAGTGAAGGGATTTAATGGTGAAAAAACAGATAAAAAGCTGCTGTTTTCTTATTCAGGTTATACACAACCAAAAATAGTATATATACTTGATACCGAAACCTTTGAAATGAAACCTTTGCGTGCAACAGTAGTAAATTATGATTATACACAATTTGAAACAAAAGAACTTGAATATGAATCATTTGATGGAACAAAAATTCCTTTGTTCATGATATATCAAAAAGGATTAAACCTTACAAATCAAAATCCTACATTATTAAAAGCTTATGGTGGTTTTGGAAGTATCGTAACTCCTAATTTTAATCCTGGAATAGTTCATTTTTTAAAAGAAGGTGGAATATTTGTATTTGCTAATATACGAGGTGGTGGTGATAATGGAAAAGAATGGGCTTTACAAGGTAGGGGAGAAAATAAACAAAATTCATTTGACGATTTTATTGCAGCAGCAGAATTCCTTATAAATAACAATTATTCAAGCCCTGACAAGCTTGCAATTACAGGAGCATCAAATGGCGGATTAGTTGTAGGAGTGGCTATGACACAAAGACCAGAACTATTTAAAGTTGCAGTACCTGTTGTTGCTCCTTTTGATATGATAAGGTTTGAAAATTTTACAATAGGTCATTATCATACGGATGAATATGGGAGTATTAAAGATTCAACCGGATTTAATAATTTATTTTCATATAGTCCATTACAAAATATTAAAAACAACATAGATTATCCGGCTACAATGATTATGACATCAGAAAATGATGATAGAGTACCACCGCTACATTCTTATAAATTTGCAGCAAAACTTCAAAATAGAGCAGTACAGAAAAATCCGATTTTACTAAGAGTTGAAAAAGGAGCAGGACATTATGGTGCTACAAGTAGTTTTAAAAAACATCTTAAAGAAGAAGCCGATATGTATGATTTTATTTTGTATAATTTGATGAAAAATTAA